The proteins below are encoded in one region of Salmo salar chromosome ssa02, Ssal_v3.1, whole genome shotgun sequence:
- the LOC106593149 gene encoding urotensin-2 receptor, which translates to MDFSSSLPPSPSPLYTSPFIPNSSFPSASPYISPSPSLASTALFCSLLSLLALLGIGGNLYTMGLLIRRRRGRRRRGCSSCCLGGRGVPLPSCLSSSPPSLSPSSSPTSSSSTSLHLQVLSLALADLLYLFTAPFIVYDSLAADWAFGELGCRLLFSLDLITLHASIYTLTAMSLDRYRAVANPLATSSSPSSGLLRVGLAWGLAVALSMPMMITLHLEDGDDGQLCVPAWDEQSSKVYMSVLFCTSMIGPGLAIGALYATLGRLYWVSQTRPWASGSGGSTSYPPRAPRPKVLLLILGIVLAFWACFLPFWVWQLLPLYRPDMLRTVPVGTQVTVNRILTGLTYGNSCVNPFFYTLLTGEKRRRNRQTPTSANQLCRKSSPQ; encoded by the coding sequence ATGGATTTCTCTAGCTCCCTGCCTCCCTCACCTTCTCCATTATACACCTCCCCCTTCATCCCCAactcctccttcccctccgcCTCTCcatacatctctccttcccccagccTGGCCTCAACCGCTCTCTTCTgctccctcctgtccctcctggcTCTCCTGGGCATTGGGGGGAACCTCTACACCATGGGTCTCCTCATCAGACGCAGGAGAGGCAGAAGGAGGCGAGGATGTTCTAGCTGCTGTTTAGGAGGGAGAGGAGTACCGTTACcatcctgcctctcctcctctcctccctccctctccccttcctcctctcccacttcctcctcctccacctccctccatctccaggTGCTGAGTCTGGCTCTGGCGGACCTCCTCTACCTCTTCACGGCTCCCTTCATCGTGTACGACAGCCTGGCGGCTGACTGGGCGTTTGGGGAGCTGGGCTGTCGCCTCCTCTTCAGCCTGGACCTGATCACCCTGCACGCCTCCATCTACACCCTCACCGCTATGAGTCTGGACCGCTATCGGGCTGTAGCCAACCCCCTGGCCACCtcgtcctccccctcctctgggCTGCTCCGTGTGGGCCTAGCCTGGGGCCTGGCGGTGGCCCTCAGCATGCCCATGATGATCACCCTCCACCTGGAGGACGGAGATGACGGACAGCTGTGTGTCCCTGCCTGGGACGAGCAGAGCTCCAAAGTCTATATGAGCGTGCTGTTCTGTACCAGTATGATAGGGCCGGGGCTGGCCATCGGGGCGCTGTATGCTACTCTGGGCCGTCTCTACTGGGTGTCCCAGACCCGGCCCTGGGCCAGTGGTAGTGGGGGTAGCACATCCTACCCTCCGCGGGCCCCAAGGCCCAAGGTCCTGCTCCTCATCCTGGGGATAGTCCTGGCCTTCTGGGCCTGTTTCTTGCCCTTCTGGGTGTGGCAGCTGCTGCCGCTATACCGGCCCGACATGCTGCGGACAGTACCGGTGGGTACCCAGGTGACGGTGAACAGGATCCTAACGGGGCTGACGTACGGGAACTCTTGCGTGAACCCATTCTTCTACACGCTGCTCACAGGGGAGAAACGACGGAGGAACAGGCAGACACCGACGTCAGCGAATCAGCTCTGCCGCAAGAGCAGTCCGCAGTAG